The following are encoded in a window of Arthrobacter woluwensis genomic DNA:
- a CDS encoding acyltransferase family protein, whose amino-acid sequence MLTATMKNALTRLSRGPARTAGASSPAPTPETGAARSFRPEIQGLRALAVLMVVTYHVWFGRVSGGVDAFLLISAFLMTLQFTRRFERGQRVSLPKHYLHVFQRLLPAAVLVIVLVLLAVRFLVPATRWADIIGQGLASLFYVENWALQAQSVDYYAADHSMASPFQHFWSLSIQGQIFILWPLIFVLCGLLARKFGWNYRAVLIPVFSLVFIASFVFSVQYTASHQTLAYFDTFARMWEFALGTLLAIVLPFLNFPRTARIVLGWAGVAAMLSCGFILDVQGAFPGYVALWPTLAVSAVLVAGATESRVGVDRILSSKALARLGGNSYALYLWHWPVLTLALVVADRESAGFLLGLGIIVFSLAAAVLTTRFVEKPLRSWSWVERRTSNAVVATVTLVMCAAVPLTAWRVDYKAKAMAPVSVSTATNPGATSLEPGYVPDDQQATAVVPQPERVGSDWSTLEGGCEGAFAPSQGDEVIRNCALQPAEGTASKTVLVVGHSHAQQMLAAIKPLAAQQNWNLIADVKGGCPYSAVEPTGNEECDAFNADLRQYIKQLKPDLVITMATQSTPDSPDEQLSTGFESTARDLGQQGIKVVGLRDNPRSSKNLAECALVKGVDNPGCVMQRDQVLPTVPAYASLQPVLKNTTFIDLSDYICLPTTCPPVVGKVRVFLDSNHLTETFVDTLAAPFASEFTRLIKW is encoded by the coding sequence ATGCTCACCGCGACGATGAAGAACGCCCTGACACGGCTCTCCAGAGGCCCCGCCCGCACGGCCGGCGCCTCGAGCCCTGCCCCGACCCCGGAAACGGGTGCGGCGCGTTCCTTCCGTCCGGAGATCCAGGGGCTCCGCGCCCTCGCGGTCCTCATGGTGGTGACGTACCACGTCTGGTTCGGGCGGGTGTCCGGCGGCGTGGACGCCTTCCTGCTGATCTCCGCCTTCCTCATGACGCTCCAGTTCACCCGCCGCTTCGAGCGCGGGCAGCGGGTCAGTCTGCCGAAGCACTATCTCCACGTCTTCCAGAGGCTCCTGCCGGCGGCCGTCCTCGTGATCGTGCTCGTGCTGCTGGCCGTGCGGTTCCTCGTCCCTGCCACCCGCTGGGCGGACATCATCGGTCAGGGCCTGGCCTCGCTCTTCTATGTGGAGAACTGGGCTCTGCAAGCGCAATCCGTGGACTACTACGCCGCGGATCACTCGATGGCCAGCCCCTTCCAGCACTTCTGGTCGCTCTCCATCCAGGGCCAGATCTTCATCCTGTGGCCCCTGATCTTCGTGCTCTGCGGCCTGCTGGCGCGGAAGTTCGGGTGGAATTACCGGGCCGTCCTGATCCCGGTCTTCTCCCTGGTCTTCATCGCCTCCTTCGTCTTCTCGGTGCAGTACACCGCGAGCCACCAGACGCTGGCGTACTTCGACACCTTCGCCCGGATGTGGGAGTTCGCGCTGGGCACCCTGCTGGCGATCGTCCTGCCGTTCCTGAACTTCCCCCGCACGGCGCGGATCGTCCTGGGCTGGGCCGGCGTGGCTGCCATGCTGAGCTGTGGTTTCATCCTCGACGTCCAGGGCGCCTTCCCGGGCTACGTGGCCCTGTGGCCGACCCTCGCCGTGTCCGCCGTGCTCGTCGCCGGAGCCACGGAATCCCGGGTCGGAGTGGACCGGATCCTCAGCTCGAAGGCACTGGCCCGGCTCGGCGGCAACTCCTATGCGCTGTACCTGTGGCACTGGCCCGTGCTGACCCTCGCCCTGGTCGTGGCCGACCGTGAGTCCGCCGGCTTCCTGCTGGGCCTGGGCATCATCGTGTTCTCCCTGGCAGCCGCGGTGCTCACCACGCGCTTCGTGGAGAAGCCTCTCCGGAGCTGGAGCTGGGTCGAGCGCCGTACGAGCAACGCGGTGGTGGCCACCGTGACCCTCGTGATGTGCGCGGCCGTGCCACTGACCGCCTGGCGGGTGGATTACAAGGCGAAGGCCATGGCGCCCGTGAGCGTCTCCACGGCCACCAACCCGGGCGCCACCAGCCTGGAGCCCGGCTATGTGCCCGACGATCAGCAGGCCACCGCCGTCGTGCCCCAGCCTGAACGGGTCGGCAGTGACTGGTCCACGCTGGAGGGCGGCTGCGAGGGCGCGTTCGCCCCGAGCCAGGGTGACGAGGTCATCCGCAATTGCGCCCTGCAGCCGGCGGAAGGAACGGCCTCCAAGACGGTCCTCGTAGTGGGTCATTCCCACGCCCAGCAGATGCTCGCCGCCATCAAGCCGCTGGCCGCCCAGCAGAACTGGAACCTCATCGCCGATGTGAAGGGCGGCTGCCCGTACTCCGCCGTGGAGCCCACGGGCAACGAGGAATGCGACGCCTTCAACGCCGATCTGCGCCAGTACATCAAACAGCTCAAGCCGGATCTCGTCATCACCATGGCGACCCAGTCCACGCCGGACTCCCCGGACGAACAGCTGAGCACCGGTTTCGAGAGCACGGCCCGTGATCTCGGCCAGCAGGGCATCAAGGTGGTCGGTCTGCGGGACAACCCGCGCTCCTCCAAGAACCTCGCCGAATGCGCGCTGGTGAAGGGCGTGGACAACCCCGGCTGCGTGATGCAGCGGGATCAGGTGCTCCCGACGGTGCCCGCGTACGCCTCCTTGCAGCCGGTCCTGAAGAACACCACGTTCATCGACCTCAGCGACTACATCTGCCTGCCCACCACGTGCCCTCCGGTCGTCGGGAAGGTCCGGGTCTTCCTGGATTCGAACCATCTCACCGAGACGTTCGTGGACACGCTCGCGGCTCCGTTCGCCTCGGAGTTCACGCGGCTCATCAAGTGGTGA
- a CDS encoding family 1 encapsulin nanocompartment shell protein: MNHLLREHAPITRDTWAMIDDEAKTRLSAALGARRLVDFAGPLGWQHSATSTGRVGPVVSAPADGVIARPRKVLPLAEVRAGFSMSREELDAATRGAVDVDFATLDAAARKIAEVENSAVFDGWDELGMTGIAAASPHAPIQTGDDPRRLAVHVAAAVAALKNSGIGGPYGLALGYDAWVNATGGNDMGGSPLLTHLQRILEGPVQWTPGINSSVVLSLRGGDFILESGEDLAVGYADHSAASVELYLQETFSFRVATPEAAIVLA, from the coding sequence ATGAATCACCTGCTGCGCGAACACGCTCCGATCACCCGGGACACCTGGGCGATGATCGACGACGAGGCGAAGACGCGGCTGTCCGCGGCTCTGGGCGCCCGCCGTCTGGTCGACTTCGCCGGCCCCCTCGGCTGGCAGCACTCCGCGACGTCGACCGGCCGGGTCGGTCCGGTCGTGTCGGCACCGGCGGACGGCGTGATCGCCCGGCCGCGGAAGGTGCTGCCGCTCGCCGAGGTCCGGGCCGGCTTCTCCATGTCCCGCGAAGAGCTCGACGCGGCCACGCGCGGAGCCGTGGACGTGGACTTCGCGACCCTCGACGCCGCGGCCCGGAAGATCGCCGAGGTCGAGAACTCCGCGGTCTTCGACGGCTGGGACGAACTCGGCATGACGGGCATCGCCGCGGCCTCCCCGCACGCCCCGATCCAGACCGGCGACGACCCCCGTCGGCTCGCGGTGCACGTCGCCGCCGCGGTCGCCGCACTCAAGAACTCCGGGATCGGCGGCCCTTACGGTCTCGCCCTCGGCTACGACGCGTGGGTGAACGCGACCGGCGGCAACGACATGGGCGGTTCGCCGCTCCTCACGCACCTGCAGCGCATCCTGGAAGGCCCCGTGCAATGGACCCCGGGCATCAACTCCTCCGTGGTGCTGAGCCTTCGTGGCGGGGACTTCATCCTGGAGAGCGGCGAGGATCTGGCCGTGGGGTACGCGGACCACTCCGCAGCGAGCGTGGAGCTGTATCTCCAGGAGACCTTCAGCTTCCGGGTGGCGACGCCGGAGGCCGCGATCGTCCTCGCCTGA
- a CDS encoding MFS transporter, whose amino-acid sequence MDSGSTLTAAPVTGAGPRTSPAPGLAVSDLLWSRRTWLLLVTLCIVLALDGLDVSMVGVALPSIGQELGLGTGSLQWIVSAYVLGYGALLLLGGRMADLLGRRRVFLVALSVFGLASLLGGLVSDPTLLIATRFIKGLAAAFTAPAGFSIITTNFVEGPARNKAISIYATFGASGYSLGLVVGGFMTELSWRWTFLVSVPVAALVLLMALRFIPRDRPAAEGGHDIWGAVTLALGMLGLVFTVVQAPDSGWTSPFTIGGFVLSAAVLALFGLIETRTRHPLIRFGILREGWVARANLAAVALFGSYLSFQFIVTLFLQSVLGWAPLSMALALLPAGLLVVSSAPFADKLIDRFGATRLIVVGLTALTAGYAWFLRIGPDINYVVDVLPSVLLLGVGFALGFPAINVQATAGIHDDEQGLAAGLIQSSTQVGAALVLAVTTAIVTSGSHGGSPTHDASAMLAQFRPGLVLSMVIAVVGLAIALFPQRRRSRV is encoded by the coding sequence ATGGATTCAGGAAGCACACTGACCGCAGCCCCCGTGACAGGGGCCGGCCCCCGGACCTCCCCGGCGCCTGGCCTGGCTGTCTCCGACCTTCTCTGGAGCCGCCGCACCTGGCTGCTCCTCGTCACCCTTTGCATCGTCCTCGCCCTCGACGGCCTCGACGTCTCCATGGTGGGCGTCGCCCTCCCTTCCATCGGCCAGGAACTCGGGCTCGGAACCGGGTCCCTGCAGTGGATCGTCTCGGCGTACGTTCTCGGCTACGGCGCCCTGCTGCTGCTCGGCGGCCGCATGGCGGACCTCCTCGGCCGCCGTCGGGTGTTCCTCGTGGCGCTGAGCGTCTTCGGCCTGGCCTCCCTCCTGGGCGGGCTGGTCAGCGACCCGACGCTGCTGATCGCCACCCGATTCATCAAGGGACTCGCCGCCGCGTTCACCGCCCCGGCCGGTTTCTCGATCATCACCACCAACTTCGTCGAGGGCCCCGCCCGCAACAAGGCGATCTCCATCTACGCGACCTTCGGCGCCAGTGGCTATTCGCTGGGCCTGGTGGTCGGCGGATTCATGACCGAGCTGAGCTGGCGCTGGACCTTCCTGGTCTCCGTGCCGGTCGCCGCACTGGTCCTGCTGATGGCCCTCCGGTTCATCCCGCGTGACCGCCCCGCAGCCGAAGGCGGACACGACATCTGGGGAGCCGTGACGCTGGCGCTCGGCATGCTCGGTCTCGTCTTCACCGTGGTCCAGGCCCCCGATTCCGGCTGGACCTCGCCCTTCACCATCGGAGGGTTCGTCCTCTCCGCCGCGGTGCTGGCGCTGTTCGGGCTCATCGAGACCCGCACCCGTCACCCGCTGATCCGCTTCGGCATCCTCCGGGAAGGCTGGGTGGCCCGCGCCAACCTCGCGGCCGTCGCGCTCTTCGGCTCCTACCTGAGCTTCCAGTTCATCGTCACGCTGTTCCTGCAGTCAGTTCTCGGCTGGGCACCGCTCTCGATGGCACTGGCTTTGCTGCCCGCCGGACTCCTGGTGGTCAGCAGCGCACCGTTCGCGGACAAGCTCATCGACCGCTTCGGCGCGACCCGCCTGATCGTGGTGGGCCTGACCGCCCTGACGGCCGGATACGCGTGGTTCCTACGCATCGGCCCGGACATCAACTACGTGGTGGACGTCCTGCCGTCGGTCCTTCTCCTCGGTGTCGGCTTCGCCCTCGGGTTCCCGGCCATCAACGTGCAGGCGACGGCGGGCATCCACGACGATGAGCAGGGCCTCGCAGCCGGCCTCATCCAGTCGAGCACCCAGGTGGGCGCGGCTCTCGTCCTTGCCGTCACGACGGCGATCGTCACCTCCGGATCACATGGCGGTTCGCCGACCCACGATGCCTCGGCCATGCTCGCCCAGTTCCGCCCGGGCCTCGTGCTCAGCATGGTGATCGCGGTGGTGGGGCTGGCCATCGCGCTGTTCCCGCAGCGCCGCAGGTCACGCGTCTGA
- the guaB gene encoding IMP dehydrogenase, translating into MTTPEHDPFGFVGLTYDDVLLLPGHTDVIPSDADTSSRISKRITVQTPLLSAAMDTVTESRMAIAMARQGGLGVIHRNLSIADQADHVDRVKRSESGMITNPLVVGPDATLLELDQLCARYRVSGLPVVDADNRLLGIITNRDTRFVPESEYPNRLVRDVMTKMPLITGRVGITRDEASDLLAKNKIEKLPLVDADGRLQGLITTKDFTKAEQYPLATKDEEGRLRVGAAIGFFGDGWERAMTLVEAGVDALFVDTANGHSQGVLDMIARLKAEKSAAHVDIIGGQAATREGAQALIDAGADGIKVGVGPGSICTTRVVAGVGVPQITAIYESAKAAIPAGVPLIADGGLQYSGDIGKALVAGADTVMLGSLLAGCAESPGDLIFVNGKQYKSYRGMGSLGAMQSRGKNTSYSKDRYFQADVSGDDKLIPEGIEGRVAYRGPLSSVAYQLVGGLRQTMFYVGSPNIAELKARGKFVRITPAGLKESHPHDIQMTVEAPNYTSR; encoded by the coding sequence ATGACCACCCCTGAACACGACCCGTTCGGCTTCGTGGGACTCACCTACGACGACGTCCTGCTCCTGCCCGGCCACACCGACGTCATCCCGTCGGATGCCGACACCTCGTCCCGCATCTCCAAGCGCATCACCGTCCAGACCCCGCTGCTGTCCGCGGCCATGGACACCGTGACGGAATCCCGCATGGCCATCGCCATGGCGCGCCAGGGCGGCCTCGGCGTCATCCACCGCAACCTGTCCATCGCGGACCAGGCGGACCACGTGGACCGCGTCAAGCGCAGTGAATCCGGCATGATCACCAACCCGCTCGTGGTCGGCCCGGACGCCACGCTCCTCGAGCTGGACCAGCTCTGCGCCCGCTACCGCGTCTCCGGTCTTCCCGTGGTCGACGCCGACAACCGCCTGCTCGGCATCATCACCAACCGCGACACCCGCTTCGTCCCCGAGAGCGAGTACCCGAACCGCCTCGTGCGCGACGTCATGACCAAGATGCCGCTCATCACCGGCCGTGTCGGCATCACCCGTGACGAGGCCTCCGATCTCCTGGCGAAGAACAAGATCGAGAAGCTCCCGCTCGTTGACGCCGACGGCCGTCTCCAGGGCCTCATCACCACCAAGGACTTCACCAAGGCGGAGCAGTACCCGCTGGCCACCAAGGACGAGGAAGGCCGCCTCCGCGTGGGCGCCGCCATCGGCTTCTTCGGGGACGGCTGGGAGCGCGCCATGACCCTGGTCGAGGCCGGCGTCGACGCGCTGTTCGTGGACACCGCCAACGGCCACTCCCAGGGCGTGCTGGACATGATCGCCCGTCTGAAGGCCGAGAAGTCCGCCGCGCATGTGGACATCATCGGCGGTCAGGCCGCCACCCGCGAGGGTGCTCAGGCCCTGATCGACGCCGGTGCCGACGGCATCAAGGTCGGCGTGGGCCCGGGCTCCATCTGCACCACCCGCGTCGTGGCCGGTGTGGGCGTCCCGCAGATCACCGCCATCTACGAATCCGCCAAGGCCGCCATCCCGGCCGGTGTCCCGCTCATCGCCGACGGCGGCCTGCAGTACTCGGGCGACATCGGCAAGGCCCTGGTCGCCGGCGCCGACACGGTCATGCTCGGTTCGCTCCTGGCCGGCTGTGCCGAGTCCCCGGGTGACCTGATCTTCGTCAACGGCAAGCAATACAAGAGCTACCGCGGCATGGGCTCCCTGGGCGCCATGCAGAGCCGTGGCAAGAACACCTCGTACTCGAAGGACCGCTACTTCCAGGCGGACGTCTCCGGCGACGACAAGCTGATCCCCGAGGGCATCGAAGGCCGCGTCGCGTACCGCGGACCGCTGTCCTCCGTGGCGTACCAGCTGGTGGGCGGCCTGCGCCAGACCATGTTCTACGTCGGCTCCCCGAACATCGCCGAACTGAAGGCCCGCGGCAAGTTCGTCCGGATCACCCCGGCCGGCCTCAAGGAGAGCCACCCGCACGACATCCAGATGACGGTCGAGGCGCCGAACTACACCTCGCGCTGA
- a CDS encoding acyltransferase family protein: MPQQNFSESLMSRRQESLARGRRRAGADAAVKNHERSFRPEIQGLRALAVLMVVTYHVWMGRVSGGVDVFLFISAFLMTLQFVRKHDRGVRTNLLRHYLHVFWRLLPLAALVILAVLIVGRSLYPATQWGGLLTQAWSSLLYAENWTLKALAVDYYADNHALASPLQHFWSLSIQGQVFILWPLIFLVSSGVARARGIGYRKLLAFVFGAVLLLSLTFSIWYTATSQAEAYFDTFARLWEFALGSLLALGLKHLALPVMVRVVLGWAGVVAMLACGFVIDVQGAFPGVAALWPTLSAAAVIVAGWTGSPFGVDRILSSKPLLSLGGNSYALYLWHWPVLVFALMVRERENADGKLGFAVVVLSLALAYASTWLVEKRLRTWSWPDLRGRNALAACAAVVALVSAPLGYWQLNHNAKVSAPISATERDNPGARTLDPDYVARSSPDAPVMPPAEKVATDWVSLDGPCPEELKPKGGREVVERCGFQAPPSGEASKTVMMLGHSHAEQFMAAVKPLAAQENWNLIAQQKGGCAFSPVEATGDKACDEYNRDVWSYVQQVKPDLVITMATQSVPDSPREELSAGFESMAQELEKLGIEVLGIRDNPRSARNLSTCAIAKGDDDPSCSLERSSVVASEPVYEDEKYGESLGFVKFMDLTDRICTTSACPPKVGNIWVYLDENHLTGTYAASLAPAFEERYGALFGS, translated from the coding sequence ATGCCTCAGCAGAACTTCAGCGAATCCCTCATGTCACGACGCCAGGAGTCCCTGGCCCGGGGGAGGAGGCGGGCCGGGGCGGACGCTGCCGTGAAGAACCACGAGAGGTCCTTCCGCCCCGAGATCCAGGGGCTCCGCGCTCTGGCCGTGCTGATGGTGGTCACCTATCACGTGTGGATGGGCAGGGTCTCCGGTGGTGTGGACGTCTTCCTGTTCATCTCGGCATTCCTCATGACGCTGCAGTTCGTGCGGAAGCATGACCGCGGGGTCAGGACCAACCTCCTGCGCCACTATCTGCACGTGTTCTGGCGTCTGCTGCCCCTGGCCGCCCTCGTCATCCTGGCGGTGCTGATCGTGGGGAGGTCCCTCTACCCGGCGACCCAATGGGGAGGGCTCCTCACCCAGGCCTGGTCCTCACTGCTCTACGCGGAGAACTGGACCCTCAAGGCGCTGGCCGTCGACTACTACGCCGACAACCACGCCCTGGCCAGCCCCCTCCAGCATTTCTGGTCACTGTCCATCCAGGGGCAGGTCTTCATCCTGTGGCCCCTGATCTTCCTGGTGTCCTCGGGGGTCGCCAGGGCTCGCGGGATCGGGTACCGGAAGCTGCTCGCGTTCGTGTTCGGCGCGGTCCTGCTGCTCTCCCTCACGTTCTCCATCTGGTACACCGCCACCAGCCAGGCCGAGGCCTATTTCGACACCTTCGCCCGGCTCTGGGAATTCGCGCTGGGCTCGCTGCTGGCCCTCGGCCTGAAGCATCTCGCGCTGCCCGTGATGGTGCGGGTGGTGCTCGGCTGGGCCGGCGTGGTGGCCATGCTCGCCTGTGGTTTCGTGATCGATGTCCAGGGCGCGTTCCCGGGAGTGGCGGCGCTCTGGCCGACCTTGTCGGCGGCCGCGGTGATCGTCGCGGGCTGGACGGGCTCGCCCTTCGGTGTGGACCGGATCCTGTCCTCGAAGCCGCTCCTGTCCCTCGGCGGCAACTCCTACGCCCTGTATCTCTGGCACTGGCCGGTGCTCGTGTTCGCCCTGATGGTCCGGGAGCGGGAGAATGCCGACGGGAAACTCGGCTTCGCGGTCGTGGTCCTCTCGCTGGCCCTCGCGTACGCCAGCACCTGGCTGGTGGAGAAGAGGCTGCGGACCTGGAGCTGGCCCGACCTCAGGGGGCGGAACGCGCTCGCGGCCTGTGCCGCCGTCGTCGCGCTGGTCAGTGCGCCGCTCGGCTACTGGCAGCTGAACCACAACGCCAAGGTGTCGGCCCCGATCAGCGCGACCGAGCGGGACAACCCCGGGGCCCGGACTCTCGATCCCGACTATGTGGCGCGCAGCTCGCCCGACGCGCCGGTGATGCCTCCTGCGGAGAAGGTGGCCACGGACTGGGTCAGTCTGGACGGTCCCTGTCCCGAGGAGCTCAAGCCGAAGGGTGGACGGGAAGTCGTGGAGCGCTGTGGTTTCCAGGCGCCGCCGTCGGGTGAGGCCTCCAAGACGGTGATGATGCTGGGGCACTCCCACGCCGAGCAGTTCATGGCCGCCGTCAAGCCTCTGGCGGCGCAGGAGAACTGGAACCTCATCGCCCAGCAGAAGGGCGGATGCGCTTTCTCGCCCGTCGAGGCGACCGGCGACAAGGCCTGTGACGAGTACAACCGGGACGTCTGGTCCTATGTGCAGCAGGTGAAGCCGGACCTCGTCATCACGATGGCAACGCAGTCGGTCCCGGATTCGCCCCGTGAGGAGTTGAGCGCGGGGTTCGAGAGCATGGCGCAGGAGCTCGAGAAGCTCGGCATCGAGGTCCTCGGCATCCGCGACAATCCGCGTTCGGCCCGCAACCTCAGCACCTGCGCGATCGCGAAGGGCGACGACGACCCGTCCTGCAGCCTTGAGCGTTCGTCCGTCGTGGCCTCGGAACCCGTCTACGAGGACGAGAAGTACGGCGAGAGCCTGGGCTTCGTGAAGTTCATGGACCTCACGGACAGGATCTGCACGACGTCGGCCTGCCCGCCGAAGGTGGGGAACATCTGGGTCTATCTGGACGAGAACCATCTGACGGGAACCTATGCGGCCAGCCTGGCGCCGGCGTTCGAGGAGAGATACGGCGCACTGTTCGGCTCGTGA
- a CDS encoding MarR family winged helix-turn-helix transcriptional regulator, protein MSTTDAAALVEQWRSVQSCYLKTSNTLDRELASHFGIGLNDFETLDLLAEYGDAECRMKDLTQVSPMTQSALSKIVDRLEKGGYVHRSACSEDRRSLVVGLTDAGVQLHEDAAKIHREVLMNTLATES, encoded by the coding sequence ATGTCAACTACAGACGCCGCGGCCCTCGTGGAGCAATGGCGCTCCGTGCAGAGCTGCTATCTCAAGACCTCCAACACCCTGGACCGCGAGCTGGCCTCGCACTTCGGGATCGGGCTGAACGACTTCGAGACCCTGGACCTGCTCGCGGAGTACGGGGACGCGGAGTGCCGCATGAAGGACCTCACTCAGGTCTCCCCCATGACGCAGAGCGCCCTGAGCAAGATCGTCGACCGCCTTGAGAAGGGCGGCTACGTCCACCGCTCGGCCTGCAGCGAGGACCGGCGCTCACTCGTGGTGGGCCTGACCGACGCGGGGGTCCAGTTGCACGAGGACGCCGCGAAGATCCATCGCGAGGTCCTGATGAACACCCTCGCCACGGAGTCCTGA
- a CDS encoding Dyp-type peroxidase, with amino-acid sequence MTAHSLPSGGGYTEGSITQNVSGPLTRSAVFLVLSVEDDPGALDTVRDVLSDLDGLVKTVGFRDLNGRLSCTVGIGDRIWAPLSGLPKPAELHPFREIVGATHTAVSTPGDLLFHIRSDRQDLCFEFERLLLASLGTSVSTVDEVSGFRYFDARDLLGFIDGTANPVGPDLPESALVGEEDPQFAGGSYVVVQKYLHPISAWQGLTTEQQEKIIGRTKADNIELDDAVHGQKSHKTLATITDENGEHDIVRDNMPFGTPGSGAFGTYFIGYSRHLWVIERMLERMFIGDPPGLHDRLLDFSTAETGTTFFVPTAGMLAALDDTAAAAEAPVPPAEGNVPAVAEPVVVVPEAAVPATAAAAPAAGSLGIGSLRNAPTP; translated from the coding sequence GTGACGGCGCACAGCCTGCCCTCGGGAGGCGGTTACACGGAGGGCTCCATCACCCAAAACGTGTCGGGCCCTCTGACCCGGTCCGCGGTCTTCCTGGTGCTGTCCGTCGAGGACGACCCGGGCGCTCTCGACACCGTCCGCGATGTCCTCTCGGATCTGGACGGGCTCGTCAAGACCGTGGGCTTCCGCGATCTGAACGGGCGCCTGTCCTGCACCGTGGGAATCGGCGACCGCATCTGGGCGCCGCTGTCCGGCCTGCCCAAGCCCGCGGAGCTCCATCCCTTCCGCGAGATCGTGGGTGCCACCCACACCGCCGTCTCAACTCCGGGTGACCTGCTCTTCCACATCCGCTCTGACCGCCAGGATCTCTGCTTCGAATTCGAGCGCCTCCTGCTGGCCTCCCTGGGCACGTCCGTGAGCACCGTGGACGAGGTCTCCGGGTTCCGGTACTTCGACGCCCGTGACCTGTTGGGTTTCATCGACGGCACCGCGAACCCCGTCGGCCCGGACCTCCCCGAGTCCGCCCTGGTGGGGGAGGAGGACCCTCAGTTCGCCGGCGGCAGCTACGTGGTGGTCCAGAAATACCTGCACCCGATCAGCGCGTGGCAGGGTCTCACCACGGAGCAGCAGGAGAAGATCATCGGCCGCACCAAGGCCGACAACATCGAACTGGACGACGCCGTGCACGGCCAGAAGTCCCATAAGACCCTCGCCACGATCACGGATGAGAACGGCGAGCACGACATCGTCCGTGACAACATGCCGTTCGGCACCCCGGGATCCGGCGCCTTCGGCACCTACTTCATCGGGTACTCCCGGCACCTCTGGGTGATCGAGAGGATGCTCGAACGCATGTTCATCGGAGATCCTCCCGGACTGCATGACCGGCTGCTGGACTTCTCGACGGCGGAGACCGGCACCACGTTCTTCGTCCCCACCGCCGGGATGCTCGCCGCCCTCGACGACACCGCCGCTGCCGCGGAGGCTCCGGTGCCGCCCGCCGAGGGGAACGTGCCCGCGGTGGCGGAGCCCGTCGTCGTCGTACCGGAGGCCGCTGTCCCCGCCACGGCAGCTGCTGCACCCGCCGCCGGCTCCCTGGGGATCGGTTCCCTCCGGAACGCCCCCACTCCTTGA
- a CDS encoding GuaB3 family IMP dehydrogenase-related protein yields the protein MTYEIEIGRGKRGRRAYGLDDIAIIPNRRTRDPQDVSVSWQIDAYKFDMPVIAAPMDSVMSPTTAIRLGELGGLGVLDLEGLWTRFEDPQAQLDRIAELQQESPSELVTRTLQEIYQAPIQAELITQRLAEIRAAGVTVAGSLTPQRTQEFYKTVVAAGVDIFVIRGTTVSAEHVSKTTEPLNLKQFIYELDVPVIVGGAAGYTPALHLMRTGAAGVLVGFGGGATTTTRRALGIHSPLASAISDVAAARRDYLDESGGRYVHVIADGGMGTSGDIVKAIAMGADAVMLGSALARAEEAPGKGWHWGAEAHHPEIPRGDRVQMGTVGPMEEVLFGPGHHTDGTSNLIGALRRSMATTGYSDLKEFQRVDVVVRPRH from the coding sequence GTGACTTACGAGATTGAGATTGGCCGTGGGAAGCGCGGACGCCGTGCGTATGGACTCGATGACATCGCGATCATCCCCAACCGCCGGACCCGTGACCCGCAGGACGTGAGCGTGTCCTGGCAGATCGACGCCTACAAGTTCGACATGCCGGTGATCGCCGCCCCCATGGACTCGGTCATGTCCCCGACCACGGCCATCCGTCTCGGTGAGCTCGGCGGCCTCGGCGTGCTGGACCTCGAAGGCCTCTGGACCCGTTTCGAGGACCCGCAGGCCCAGCTGGACCGCATCGCCGAACTGCAGCAGGAGTCCCCGAGCGAGCTCGTGACCCGCACCCTGCAGGAGATCTACCAGGCTCCGATCCAGGCCGAGCTCATCACGCAGCGTCTCGCCGAGATCCGTGCCGCCGGCGTCACCGTGGCAGGTTCGCTCACGCCGCAGCGCACCCAGGAGTTCTACAAGACCGTCGTGGCCGCCGGCGTCGACATCTTCGTCATCCGCGGCACCACGGTGTCGGCCGAGCACGTCTCCAAGACCACGGAGCCGCTCAACCTCAAGCAGTTCATCTACGAGCTGGACGTCCCCGTGATCGTGGGCGGCGCCGCCGGGTACACCCCGGCGCTGCACCTCATGCGCACCGGTGCGGCCGGCGTCCTCGTGGGCTTCGGTGGCGGCGCCACCACCACGACGCGCCGCGCGCTCGGCATCCACTCGCCGCTGGCTTCGGCCATCTCGGACGTCGCCGCCGCACGCCGCGACTACCTCGATGAGTCCGGCGGGCGCTACGTGCACGTGATCGCCGACGGCGGCATGGGCACCTCGGGCGACATCGTGAAGGCCATCGCCATGGGCGCCGACGCCGTCATGCTCGGTTCCGCACTGGCCCGCGCCGAAGAGGCGCCGGGCAAGGGCTGGCACTGGGGCGCCGAGGCGCACCACCCGGAGATCCCGCGCGGCGACCGCGTCCAGATGGGCACCGTCGGTCCGATGGAGGAGGTCCTCTTCGGCCCGGGCCACCACACGGACGGCACCTCCAACCTGATCGGCGCCCTGCGCCGGTCCATGGCGACCACGGGCTACTCGGACCTCAAGGAGTTCCAGCGCGTGGACGTCGTGGTGCGCCCGCGGCACTGA